Genomic DNA from Dehalogenimonas lykanthroporepellens BL-DC-9:
CGGCGTCACCGCTACTTTCAAATAAAGCCTGATATTTCTGCCGGCTTTGTTGCATAGCTGTTTCCGCTTGCCGGGCTTCGGTGACATCCTGCAGGACACAATGAGTCTGTTGAAAATTGCCGTCGATGTCATAGGCTATGCGTCCGTCGACGACCTCTACCCGCAATGAACCATCCTTACGCTTGAAACAAAATTCGGTGCCGACGATACCCTTTTCCTTGAATCGAGGGAAAGTCAGCCGGAATTTTTCCGCGCTCTCGGGGTTGAGAAATTCACCGAACCAGTGACCGATGACTTCGTCCCGGGTGTAGCCCAGACTGTCCAGCCATGCCTGATTGACTTCGATGATGTTTCCCCCGGCGTCCAGGGAATGATATCCGGAGGGATGTTGCTGGAAAAGCTGTTTATAACGTTCTTCGAGTTGTTGGAACCGGGCTTCGGCCTCTTCGGATTTCCTGTTCATCTAAGGCCCCTTTCAAAAAGGTTGCTCACGGCGCGGTGATGCCGGCGTTCAACCACACATATAAAATACTACCACATCTACCTGTTTGTATATATCTGATTTTGGGCTTTTGGCCGCTGTCGTCGCATGGTGTTATAATACGTCCCGTTTTCAATGACTGCAGAAGAGGTTTCAAGATAGAAATCATACCGGCCATAGACATCCGCGGCGGACGTTGCGTGCGGCTCTTTCAGGGCGATTATGCCCAAGAGACAGTTTACTCCGATAATCCGGTAGCGGTAGCCCTGAAATGGCAGTCTTTGGGGGCCCCACGGCTTCATATCGTTGACCTGGATGGTGCCAGGGATGGCGAGATGGTCAATCTGAACGTCATCTCCCAGATAGCCCAGTCGGCAGTGGTGCCGGTACAGATGGGCGGCGGCATCCGTGACCTGGACAGCATCCGCCGACTGCTGAAAGCCGGCATCGACCGGGTAATACTGGGCACCGCCGCCGTGGAAAACCCCGACCTGGTTGCCGAAGCCTGCCGCAACTTCGGTGAGGCAGTGGTGGTATCGGTGGATTGCCGTGACGGACTGATGGCGGTCAAGGGCTGGCAGGAAGACAGCGGCATGCCGGCAGATGAATTCGCTGGAAAAATGAAAAAGCTGGGGGTCGGGCGCTTCGTCTTCACCGACATCGCCCGTGACGGAACGCTGACCGAGCCGAATTTCACCGCTCTTTACGAATTCATCCAGGCGGTCAAGGCGCCGGTTATCGCCTCCGGGGGTATCGCCAGATTGAGTCACCTGAAGATACTGCGTCTCATCGGGGCCTCAGCGGCGATACTGGGCAAGTCTCTCTACACCGGGGACATCGACCTGCGACAGGCGCTGAAGGTCTGATACATAAAGCCCGAATCGGGGCGACACTACACGATTATCATTTGGAGGAGAATATACATTGGCAAACAAGGGTAAGGGTCTGAAACTCGACGACAAGGGACTGGTGGCGGCCATCGTCCAGGACGTCAACACCAACCAGGTGCTCATGCTGGGCTATATGAACAAGGAATCCGCGGAACTGACGCTCAAGACCGGCACCGTCTGGTTCTATTCACGTTCCCGCCAGGAACTCTGGAACAAGGGCGCCACTTCCGGCAACGTCCTTAAAGTCAAGGAACTCTGGCTGGACTGCGACAACGACGCCATCCTGGTAAAGGCCGAGCCGGCCGGGCCGACCTGTCACACCGGTGAAATCAGCTGTTTCTTTGAACCGCTGACGGCCGAAGAAGTCGCCGCCACCGAATCCTAGACACTGGTTCAAACACGAAAAGCCGGAGGGTATTCCCCGGCTTTTTTGTTATCCGGAGTGTATCAGGTGTTGAGGCGGGCTTTTATCTCGTATTCGCGGGCAGGCAGTTCACACAAATTGCCTTCATTAGGCACTTCCACCGTCACCACGGTGCCGTGACCGGACTGGCTGTTGATTCGGACATGCCCGCCGATAAGCTGAGCCCGTTCCCGCATGCCGGCCAGCCCGAGCTTGCCCATGGCGGCCAGGTCGCAGACCCTTTCCGGTATGGAGAAGCCGCGGCCGTTGTCGGAAATGGTGATGATGGTTCTGGCGTCGCCGAAATTGACCCCGATTTCTACGTTGGAAGCCTCGGAATGCTTGCGGATGTTATTCAGCGCTTCCTGGGCGATGCGGAACAGCAACAGCTGAACTTCGCTGGGCAAAGGACGTTCCTCGCCGTTGATGTCCACCTTGGCCTCGATGCCGTGGTTCTTGATAAGGTTATCGGCCATCCACTCCAGCGCCGGAATCAGGCCCAGGTCATCCAGGATGCGAGGCCGCAGGTCCTGAGCAATGCGCCGGGTGCTTTCCAGGGCTTCCACCGTCTGCACCCGCAGGTCTTCCATCTTGTCCTTCATTGTTTCTGAGAGTTTCAGAGTTTTACTGTTGGAGACGATGGTATCGATGCGCTGAATCAGCAGAAGAAGCGACGGCGAAACTTCGTCATGGAGTTCCCGGGCAATGCGCTTGCGTTCTTGCTCCTGCGCCCGGATAACCTCCTGGACGTAGAAACGCATATTGTCTTGAGACAGGTGTTCACCGTTGCCGGTAAAGGCTTTATCCGCCAAATCAGATTTTCTCTTTCTCATAGGCCTCGATACCCTGGGGCACATCTTCCAGCGTCACATACCCTTCCCGGAAGCCCTTGACGATGGCCTCGGTACGGCTGGAACAGCGCATCTTGTTAAAGATATTCGACAGGTGAGCCTTGACCGTCCGCATGGACAGCTCCAGCTTTTCGGCGATGTCCCGGTTACTGAGACCCCGGGCGGCCAGGCGAAGAATCTCTATTTCCCGCGGTGACAACTGGCCGCGGCCTTTTTCATCCGGCACTTCCTTGGACAGATTGACCACACGCTCAAGCAGTTTACGGGTGGCCATGGAATCCAGCACCGATTCGCCGGCACGCACGGCGCGGATGGCGCCGACAATTTCATCGGCCCGGGCGCTTTTCAGCAGATACCCGGATGCCCCGGCTTCCAGCAAGCCGAGGATGTAGCGGATGTCGGAATAAGCGGTCAGAATCAGAATGCAGGTGGAAGGATGCACCTTCTTGATGAGCTTGGTGGCTTCAACGCCGGTCAGTTTGGGCATGACGATGTCCATCAGGACGACATCAGGCTTCAGTTCATCCACCAGGCTGACGGCTTCTTCCCCGTCCGAGGCCTCGCCGACGACATCCATATCCTTTTCCTGCTCCAGCATGCGCCGCATACCTTCGCGCAGAACGGCGTGGTCATCGGCTATCAATACACGTGTTTTTGCCATTGTTTCCTCACTCCGGGTCTTAATGCTGACCCAGAGGGAATTATAGTATGAATCGTGGGTTAAAGCAATTAGTAATTAGACCATTGGATATAGAACCTTCAGTCTCTGGTAAGTATCTTTAATAACCTTGCCATTGCTGTCCATTGCGTCTATTTCCGAAATTACCGGCGAACTGACGATTGGCCATGTGAGAAAAATGAAGCGTCCGCAGTCACGGAATCGCCAAAAACAAGGTTATACGTTCAGCGTAAAGATATCCGTTATGCCTTTAACCAGCAGACACAAAAACACGCATGAATAATTTTATCAGAACCCGGCCGGAAAGAATCGGAAGCGTTTTTCGTCAGTCGGTCAGTGCCGACTAGTCATCCAGCCTGACAGTGCCGGAACCGCCGCAGGCATGACATCTGTCCTTGCCGGTACCGCCGCACTCCGGACACGGCGCCTCAGCGCCGTAACTGCCGGGTTGAACCATTCTGCCGGTACCGTGGCACAGCGGGCATTGTATCTGTCCGCTGCCGCCGCATCTGCCGCAAGTTTCATGGTGTGTCATCCGAACCCCTCCTCAGCGGTTTATGCCCTCAGGTCAACCGACATGGTCGCTCAGTCCCGCCAGCGCCAGCCGGATTTTTTCTTCCAGAGTCAATTTTCCGTCACGGGGCAGAGCCACGACCGCCCGGGCGGCCTCGGCGCCGCTGTAACCCAGCGCGGTCAGGGCGGCCATGACATCGTTGTCCACGGCCCCGCCTTCGCCGGCCGGCGCCGCTGACCAGTTTCTGGCCACCTTGTCCTTTAATTCCAGGACTATACGGGAGGCGGTCTTTTTACCGACGCCGGGGACGGTACAGAGCATATCGGCATTACCGGTGGCGATGATATTGGCCAGGTCTTCCGGCTTGAAAGCTGACAGAAGGGCCAGCGCCAGCCGGGCGCCGATGCCGGAAACCTCCAGCATGGTTTCGAAGATACCCAGTTCCTCAAAGGTGAGAAAGCCGAAAAGCGTCAGCGCGTCTTCCCGCACCTGGAGATGGGTGTAAAGCCGGATTTCGCCGGCATTCTGTATCTGGGACAGGGTAGCTGTGGAGACGAACACCTTATAGCCGACGCCGCCGACTTCGACGATGACCCAGTCAGCGCCGAGGAGAGCCGCCTTACCCTTGAGTGTGCTTATCATAAGTTCCCACCTTCAGTCATCAGGCCATAATGTACGACAGGCGGGCTTAAAAGGCAAGGAGGCGCTACCAGTCAACTTGAACGCTCCGCCCGCAGACGTTAAGATTACGTCTGAATGTAATTCATGGAGTACGACCCCCGATGACTGACAGCAAATACGAACCCCAGGCCATTGAAAGCAAATGGCAGAAACGCTGGGCTGACGACGGCCTTTACCGGGTGGACGAAGATTCGCCTAAACCCAAGTGGTACGCCCTGACCATGTTCCCCTATACGTCCGGCGACCTGCATATCGGCCACTGGTACGCCATGGCGCCTTCCGACGCCTACGCCCGCTACAAGCGGATGCAGGGTTACAACGTGCTTCACCCGATGGGGTTCGACGCTTTCGGCCTGCCGGCGGAAAACGCCGCCATCAAGCGGGGCATCCACCCGCGCGAATGGACGATGAAAAACGTCGAGAACATGCGCAAGCAGATCAAATCCATGGGTTCGGTTTACGACTGGGACCGGGAAGTCATCACCTGCCTGCCGGAGTATTACAAATGGACCGAGTGGTTCTTCCTCAAGCTGTACCAGGCCGGCCTGGCTTACCGGGCCAAGGCGCCGGTCAACTGGTGCGCCTCCTGCCAGACGGTGCTGGCCAATGAGCAGGTGGTGGGCAACGGCGAGTGCGAACGCTGTGAAGGACCGGTGGAAAAGCGCGACCTGGAACAGTGGTTCTTCCGGGTCACCAAATACGCCGATGAACTGATGGACCATGAAGGCCTGGACTGGCCGGAGCGCATCAAGACGATGCAGAGAAACTGGGTGGGCCGCTCCACCGGCGCCGAGATTGAGTTCGGACTGGACGCGCCCGGCGTGGAAGAGAAACGGCTCAAGGTCTTTACCACCCGCCCCGATACCGTCTACGGTGTCACCTTCATGGTGCTGGCGCCGGAACACCCGCTGGTGGCCAAACTGACCACCCCGGAGCAGAGCGAAGCGGTGGAAGCCTATGTGGCCAGGACCCGGCGGCTGACCGAGATAGACCGGCTGTCCACCGAAAAGGAAAAGGACGGCGTCTTTACCGGCGCTTATGTGGAAAACCTGCTCAACGGCGAAAAGGTGCCGGTGTGGATTGCCGATTATGTCATTGCCTCCTACGGCTCCGGCGCCGTCATGGCGGTGCCGGCCCACGATGAACGCGATTTCGCCTTCGCCCAAAAATACAGCCTGCCCGTCCGGGTGGTGGTGGCCCCGGAAGACTACCGGGGCGGCCCCATCGCCGAGGCCCATACCGCTGAAGGCGTCATGGTCAATTCCGCCCAGTTCAACGGGCTGACGAACACCGAAGCCTTCGGGGGCATCTGCGACTGGATGGAAGCCCAGGGTTTCGGGCGGCGCACCGTCAGCTATAAGCTGAGGGACTGGCTGATTTCCCGCCAGCGCTACTGGGGCGCGCCCATCCCCATGATATACTGCGACAAGTGCGGCATCGTGCCGGTACCGGAGAAGGATTTGCCGGTGCTTCTGCCGGACAACGCCGAATTCCGGCCGACCGGAGAGTCACCGCTTAAATATGCCGAGGACTTCGTCAACACCACCTGCCCGGCCTGCGGCGGGCCGGCCCGGCGGGAGACCGACACCATGGACACCTTCATGTGTTCCTCATGGTACTATCTGCGGTATTGCTCGCCGCACGATGACAAACACGCTTTCGATCCGGAAAAGACCCGCTACTGGATGCCGGTGGACATCTACACCGGCGGCGCCGAGCACGCCGTCATGCACCTGTTCTATTCCCGGTTCTTCGTCAAGGCGCTCCGCGACATGGGGCTGGTGGATTTCTCGGAACCCTTTACCCGGCTGTTCAACCAGGGCACCATCACTTCCCAGCACGCCAAGATGAGCAAGTCCCGCGGCAACGTGGTCAACCCCGACCGGTACGTCAACGAACAGGGCGCCGACACGGTGCGGGCTTACCTGATGTTTGTCGGGCCGTGGGAACTGGGCGGCGACTGGAACGACTCCGGCATCGGCGGTATTTCCCGCTGGTTCAACCGAGTCTGGAAGCTGGCGACCGAGCCCTATCAGCCCGGCGGCTTCGATGAAGAGGCCGAAGCTGAACTTATCCGCCACACCCACCAGACGGTGCGCAAGGTCAACACCGACCTCGACGCCCTCCAGTTCAACACCATGCTGGCGGCGTTGATGGAGTTCACCAACTACCTGGGACCGGCCAAGGACAGCGGAAAGGTATCCGCCGAAACCTGGAAAGACGCCGTGAACAAACTCATCCTGATGCTGGCGCCGACGGCGCCGCACCTGGCCGAGGAACTGTGGGAGCTGACCGGACACGAGTATTCGGTGCATAACCAGCAGTTCCCGACCTGGCAGGAAGAACTGACGGCCGAGCCGGAAATCACCCTGGTGGTACAGGTCAACGGCAAACTGCGCGCCCGCATCCCGGCCCCGGCCGACCTGACCGAGTCATCAGCCCTGGGACTGGCCGATGCCAACGAGCGCATCCGGGAATACACCAAAGGCAAGACTACGGTCAAGATTGTCTATGTCCCCGGCAAACTGCTTAACATAGTGGTCAAATAACGGCACAGGAGACAACGCCATGAAAATAGCCTTTATCGGCGGCGGCAACATGGGCCGCGCCATGATTAACGCCATCATCCGACAGCAACTGGCCGAACCGGAAGACATCACCGTAGCCGATGCCCGCGCCGAAAGCCGGGAAGCCCTGGCGGTGGAACTGGGGGTGACTACCACCGACTCCAATATTTCAGCGGCCATGAGCGGCGACGTCATCGTACTGGCAGTCAAACCACAGAACCTGGACGAAGTGATGGCCGACCTCAACGGACAGTTATGCGGCACCCATCTGGTTGTTTCCATCATCGCCGGCCGGAAGCTGGCGTCGCTGACCGCCGGACTGGGGCACCAAGCCGTCATCCGGGTCATGCCCAACACCCCGGCGCAGATCGGCCTGGGGATGAGCGTCTGGACGGCGACCGACGCCGTAGACGCCGCTCAGAAGGAAACTGCCCGGCACATCCTGACGGCCATGGGCGAGGAGTATTACACGCCGGCTGAAGCCGATATCGACCTGGCCACCGCCATCAGCGGCAGTGGCCCCGCCTACTTCTTCCTGTTCATGGAAGCTCTGGTGGCGGCGGCGGAGAAGATGGGGCTGGACCCGGCACCGGCACGCCAGCTGGTCATTCAGACCGCCGTAGGTTCAGCCGAATACGCCCGGCAGTCAGAACACGACCTGGGCGAACTGCGCCGTATGGTGACCTCACCCGGCGGCACCACCGCCGAAGCGATAAAGGTCTTCGAAGACCGCCATTTGCGGGAGATTGTGACGGCCGCGGCTGAAGCCGCCCTCCGGCGCGCCCGCGAACTGGGCGGATAAGACAACACTACTCTGCAGTAGACACTTCCCGGATGGCATCGACCACCCGGGCGGCCAATACCGTGACCGAATAGCGGCATTCCGGCATTTCCTGAAGGGCGTGTTTGCCGTCCTGGTCGGTGGTCTGCGGCCAGACACGGCAGGTATACGGCCTGATGTTGTAAATGGCGCACCGGCCGTTGCGAGGGTTCCACCAACCGCAGGGATGCGCCTGTTTGATGACCCAGTCTTTACCGTCCTGAATGAAAAACGTTTGCGGCTTCTGCTTGAGCGCCTTGGATATCCGTTCCACGTCCTCGGCGGTAACCACGATGCGGGAGGTCTGCGAACAGCACCAGCCGCACCCGTCGCAGGCTTCCGCCCAGCGTTTCATCTGCCCCCGAGACGGGCCGCCGGAAATGTCCACCACGGCAATGAAATTGCGGAGATTGTCATCGGTCATGGCCTGGAACATCTGGGGGAAATTGTCCCGCAGAAGCACGGCCGTCCGGTTGAGATATTCATCATAGCGCGGGCCGATAACCCGGCGCTTGTCGGCAATCAGCTCCTGCGCTTTCTCCAGGTCATGAAGCTGTCCGAGGGCGGAACCGGCCTGGTTTTCCGGGACGGCCACGGCTCAGTCCCGACTCGCCGTTTTCTGCCGAACGGCCTCGGCCACGAACTCCGGCACCAGCCCGTCCACGTCACCGCCCAGGCGGGCGACCTCCTTGAGAATGGACGAGGACAGGAACTGATACTCGGGCGAAGCCAGCAGGCAGACCAGCTCTATATCCGGCGCCAGGCGGCGGTTGATCATGGCCATGTCGAATTCCAGCTCGAAGTCATTGTTGACCCGCAGACCGCGCACCACAGTGGTGACGCCGTGCCGGCGGGCAAACTCCACCATCAGCCCGGAGAAGGGTTCGACGCTGACGTTGGGCAGGTCGGCTATCGCCCTGGCGGCCAGCGCCACCCGTTCGTCCGTGGTAAACATCAGCTTCTTGCCGGGCGTGTCGTAGACACCGACGATGACCCGGTCGAAGAGACGGGCCGAGCGGCGAACGATATCGATATGGCCGGCGGTTATCGGGTCGAAGGACCCCGGATAGAGGGCTATTCTCATTGTTCCTGATTCTCCTTGTGATAGATGGCAATGACGGAGTCACCGTGCCGCCGCTCCTTGTACAGCGCCAGAGGCCCGTAGGCTGAATCCAGCGTCACCCGCGGCGAATGGGTTATCACCAGCCAGGTGTGGGGGCCGATAAGCTCCGTCCCGGACATTTTCTCCAGCAGTTCGCCGATGTCTTCCCGGCGGTAAGGCGGGTCCATGAGGATGACGTCATAGGTTTTACCCAGAAAACCGACCGCTTTTTCCACCGGCACGCAATGTACCCGGGCGCTTTCTTCGACCCCGCAGGCGCGGAGGTTGGCTCTGATTATATCACAGCAGTCCCGCCCCTGTTCCACGAAGTCCACGTGACCGGCGCCTCGCGACAGCGCCTCGATGCCCAGCGAGCCGGAACCGGAGAACAGGTCCAGCACTTCGTCCCAGTCTTCGGTCAGGTTGGCCAGCATGGAAAAGATGGCGCCGCGTACCAGTTCGGTGGCCGGGCGGGTGGACTTGCGGTCCGGCACCTTGATGGGACGGCCTTTGCAATCCCCGGCGATGATTCTCATGTAACCCATGGCGTCATTTTGAACGATGGAAGGGAGATTGGCAAGCCGGGGTTTCAGGTATCAGCTGTCAGCCGATATATAAATCACAAGCGCCAAATTTCAAATAACAAACAAGTTTCAATAAC
This window encodes:
- a CDS encoding phosphoribosylformimino-5-aminoimidazole carboxamide ribotide isomerase (TIGRFAM: phosphoribosylformimino-5-aminoimidazole carboxamide ribotide isomerase~KEGG: deg:DehalGT_1067 phosphoribosylformimino-5-aminoimidazole carboxamide ribotide isomerase~PFAM: histidine biosynthesis protein), translated to MPAFNHTYKILPHLPVCIYLILGFWPLSSHGVIIRPVFNDCRRGFKIEIIPAIDIRGGRCVRLFQGDYAQETVYSDNPVAVALKWQSLGAPRLHIVDLDGARDGEMVNLNVISQIAQSAVVPVQMGGGIRDLDSIRRLLKAGIDRVILGTAAVENPDLVAEACRNFGEAVVVSVDCRDGLMAVKGWQEDSGMPADEFAGKMKKLGVGRFVFTDIARDGTLTEPNFTALYEFIQAVKAPVIASGGIARLSHLKILRLIGASAAILGKSLYTGDIDLRQALKV
- a CDS encoding Phosphoribosyl-AMP cyclohydrolase (KEGG: dev:DhcVS_1111 phosphoribosyl-AMP cyclohydrolase~PFAM: phosphoribosyl-AMP cyclohydrolase), with the protein product MANKGKGLKLDDKGLVAAIVQDVNTNQVLMLGYMNKESAELTLKTGTVWFYSRSRQELWNKGATSGNVLKVKELWLDCDNDAILVKAEPAGPTCHTGEISCFFEPLTAEEVAATES
- a CDS encoding histidine kinase (KEGG: det:DET0431 sensory box sensor histidine kinase~PFAM: ATP-binding region ATPase domain protein; histidine kinase dimerisation and phosphoacceptor region~SMART: ATP-binding region ATPase domain protein), which gives rise to MADKAFTGNGEHLSQDNMRFYVQEVIRAQEQERKRIARELHDEVSPSLLLLIQRIDTIVSNSKTLKLSETMKDKMEDLRVQTVEALESTRRIAQDLRPRILDDLGLIPALEWMADNLIKNHGIEAKVDINGEERPLPSEVQLLLFRIAQEALNNIRKHSEASNVEIGVNFGDARTIITISDNGRGFSIPERVCDLAAMGKLGLAGMRERAQLIGGHVRINSQSGHGTVVTVEVPNEGNLCELPAREYEIKARLNT
- a CDS encoding two component transcriptional regulator, LuxR family (KEGG: det:DET0432 LuxR family DNA-binding response regulator~PFAM: response regulator receiver; regulatory protein LuxR~SMART: response regulator receiver; regulatory protein LuxR), with product MAKTRVLIADDHAVLREGMRRMLEQEKDMDVVGEASDGEEAVSLVDELKPDVVLMDIVMPKLTGVEATKLIKKVHPSTCILILTAYSDIRYILGLLEAGASGYLLKSARADEIVGAIRAVRAGESVLDSMATRKLLERVVNLSKEVPDEKGRGQLSPREIEILRLAARGLSNRDIAEKLELSMRTVKAHLSNIFNKMRCSSRTEAIVKGFREGYVTLEDVPQGIEAYEKEKI
- a CDS encoding Holliday junction DNA helicase RuvA (KEGG: deg:DehalGT_0383 Holliday junction DNA helicase RuvA~TIGRFAM: Holliday junction DNA helicase RuvA~PFAM: DNA recombination protein RuvA domain I; RuvA domain protein) → MISTLKGKAALLGADWVIVEVGGVGYKVFVSTATLSQIQNAGEIRLYTHLQVREDALTLFGFLTFEELGIFETMLEVSGIGARLALALLSAFKPEDLANIIATGNADMLCTVPGVGKKTASRIVLELKDKVARNWSAAPAGEGGAVDNDVMAALTALGYSGAEAARAVVALPRDGKLTLEEKIRLALAGLSDHVG
- a CDS encoding leucyl-tRNA synthetase (KEGG: deh:cbdb_A202 leucyl-tRNA synthetase~TIGRFAM: leucyl-tRNA synthetase), translating into MTDSKYEPQAIESKWQKRWADDGLYRVDEDSPKPKWYALTMFPYTSGDLHIGHWYAMAPSDAYARYKRMQGYNVLHPMGFDAFGLPAENAAIKRGIHPREWTMKNVENMRKQIKSMGSVYDWDREVITCLPEYYKWTEWFFLKLYQAGLAYRAKAPVNWCASCQTVLANEQVVGNGECERCEGPVEKRDLEQWFFRVTKYADELMDHEGLDWPERIKTMQRNWVGRSTGAEIEFGLDAPGVEEKRLKVFTTRPDTVYGVTFMVLAPEHPLVAKLTTPEQSEAVEAYVARTRRLTEIDRLSTEKEKDGVFTGAYVENLLNGEKVPVWIADYVIASYGSGAVMAVPAHDERDFAFAQKYSLPVRVVVAPEDYRGGPIAEAHTAEGVMVNSAQFNGLTNTEAFGGICDWMEAQGFGRRTVSYKLRDWLISRQRYWGAPIPMIYCDKCGIVPVPEKDLPVLLPDNAEFRPTGESPLKYAEDFVNTTCPACGGPARRETDTMDTFMCSSWYYLRYCSPHDDKHAFDPEKTRYWMPVDIYTGGAEHAVMHLFYSRFFVKALRDMGLVDFSEPFTRLFNQGTITSQHAKMSKSRGNVVNPDRYVNEQGADTVRAYLMFVGPWELGGDWNDSGIGGISRWFNRVWKLATEPYQPGGFDEEAEAELIRHTHQTVRKVNTDLDALQFNTMLAALMEFTNYLGPAKDSGKVSAETWKDAVNKLILMLAPTAPHLAEELWELTGHEYSVHNQQFPTWQEELTAEPEITLVVQVNGKLRARIPAPADLTESSALGLADANERIREYTKGKTTVKIVYVPGKLLNIVVK
- a CDS encoding pyrroline-5-carboxylate reductase (TIGRFAM: pyrroline-5-carboxylate reductase~KEGG: det:DET0193 pyrroline-5-carboxylate reductase~PFAM: NADP oxidoreductase coenzyme F420-dependent) encodes the protein MKIAFIGGGNMGRAMINAIIRQQLAEPEDITVADARAESREALAVELGVTTTDSNISAAMSGDVIVLAVKPQNLDEVMADLNGQLCGTHLVVSIIAGRKLASLTAGLGHQAVIRVMPNTPAQIGLGMSVWTATDAVDAAQKETARHILTAMGEEYYTPAEADIDLATAISGSGPAYFFLFMEALVAAAEKMGLDPAPARQLVIQTAVGSAEYARQSEHDLGELRRMVTSPGGTTAEAIKVFEDRHLREIVTAAAEAALRRARELGG
- a CDS encoding protein of unknown function UPF0153 (PFAM: protein of unknown function UPF0153~KEGG: fjo:Fjoh_0484 hypothetical protein) translates to MAVPENQAGSALGQLHDLEKAQELIADKRRVIGPRYDEYLNRTAVLLRDNFPQMFQAMTDDNLRNFIAVVDISGGPSRGQMKRWAEACDGCGWCCSQTSRIVVTAEDVERISKALKQKPQTFFIQDGKDWVIKQAHPCGWWNPRNGRCAIYNIRPYTCRVWPQTTDQDGKHALQEMPECRYSVTVLAARVVDAIREVSTAE
- a CDS encoding pantetheine-phosphate adenylyltransferase (TIGRFAM: pantetheine-phosphate adenylyltransferase; cytidyltransferase-related domain protein~KEGG: det:DET0190 pantetheine-phosphate adenylyltransferase~PFAM: cytidylyltransferase), giving the protein MRIALYPGSFDPITAGHIDIVRRSARLFDRVIVGVYDTPGKKLMFTTDERVALAARAIADLPNVSVEPFSGLMVEFARRHGVTTVVRGLRVNNDFELEFDMAMINRRLAPDIELVCLLASPEYQFLSSSILKEVARLGGDVDGLVPEFVAEAVRQKTASRD
- a CDS encoding methyltransferase (KEGG: det:DET0189 methyltransferase, putative~TIGRFAM: methyltransferase~PFAM: Protein of unknown function methylase putative) codes for the protein MGYMRIIAGDCKGRPIKVPDRKSTRPATELVRGAIFSMLANLTEDWDEVLDLFSGSGSLGIEALSRGAGHVDFVEQGRDCCDIIRANLRACGVEESARVHCVPVEKAVGFLGKTYDVILMDPPYRREDIGELLEKMSGTELIGPHTWLVITHSPRVTLDSAYGPLALYKERRHGDSVIAIYHKENQEQ